The following are from one region of the Aspergillus chevalieri M1 DNA, chromosome 1, nearly complete sequence genome:
- a CDS encoding uncharacterized protein (COG:S;~EggNog:ENOG410PT74) produces MSYTTSRMWRSDQSKEYEAFARARCNYTHIAPLSPVVPRTWPEWIKHRLLIQEEAQSQELRRLAIKTLVSRIQETIEEYQPPFADKTFEDHLSSVLARESIWLPSYTAPPDREQAPWPTHDEMKHEGNQRGKSGYCRFLPLPRTPGEITSNWKQCSPIVPFQFDEVGHLNAEEEEGSSEHETDENMLLLVGNFLLKELEC; encoded by the coding sequence ATGTCCTACACGACCTCCAGGATGTGGCGTTCGGACCAATCCAAGGAATACGAAGCATTCGCACGAGCTCGCTGCAACTATACCCACATCGCGCCGCTCTCACCAGTCGTTCCCCGCACCTGGCCCGAGTGGATCAAACACCGTCTGTTGATccaagaagaagcgcaaTCTCAAGAGCTGCGACGTTTGGCAATTAAGACGCTGGTGAGCAGGATTCAGGAAACCATCGAGGAATATCAGCCTCCGTTTGCGGATAAGACGTTCGAAGACCATCTCTCATCGGTGCTGGCCCGGGAGTCCATTTGGCTTCCTTCATACACTGCTCCTCCGGATAGGGAACAGGCTCCGTGGCCGACTCACGACGAGATGAAGCACGAAGGAAACCAGAGGGGCAAGTCGGGGTATTgccgtttccttcccttgcCTCGTACTCCGGGAGAAATCACATCAAATTGGAAACAGTGCTCTCCTATTGTGCCTTTCCAGTTTGACGAAGTTGGTCATCTCAatgcggaggaggaagagggcagTTCTGAGCATGAGACCGATGAGAACATGCTTCTTCTCGTTGGCAACTTTTTGCTTAAGGAACTGGAATGTTAA
- a CDS encoding Cnl2/NKP2 family protein (COG:S;~EggNog:ENOG410PPPQ;~InterPro:IPR018565;~PFAM:PF09447;~go_component: GO:0000776 - kinetochore [Evidence IEA]), translated as MAPSEAYILSSFLLSPGSLPTVISLQQFTELFPKRLRSHPHVKTLYRELQEIRDQDLNVVNGNIDQETKNGEKQKEELRKAIVKTGIEDMNEHDRREMDMDVQLFGQKTDFASSSEEYHSVSSLLSEMELACTNIEHDISRIDQDAVAITSELNTTVSDLSDLRYGKMQGPGSADHVVDQAIQGLANLEDACYRTA; from the coding sequence ATGGCTCCTTCAGAAGCATACATTTTGAGCAGTTTCCTTCTGTCTCCCGGTTCCTTACCGACGGTCATCTCGTTGCAGCAGTTTACGGAATTATTCCCCAAAAGACTGCGCTCTCACCCGCATGTCAAAACGCTCTATCGAGAACTGCAGGAGATCCGAGACCAGGATCTGAACGTAGTCAACGGGAACATTGACCAAGAAACCAAGAATGGCGAGAAGCAAAAAGAGGAACTTCGAAAGGCCATCGTGAAGACCGGCATCGAGGACATGAACGAGCATGACCGACGAgaaatggatatggatgttcAACTGTTCGGACAGAAGACAGATTTTGCGTCTTCCTCTGAGGAATATCATTCCGTGTCGAGCCTTTTGTCGGAAATGGAATTGGCTTGTACGAACATTGAGCATGACATTTCTAGAATTGACCAGGACGCAGTTGCGATTACGTCCGAACTCAACACGACCGTGAGTGATTTGAGTGACCTGCGATACGGCAAAATGCAAGGTCCCGGTAGTGCAGATCATGTCGTGGACCAGGCAATACAGGGCCTTGCTAACTTGGAAGATGCCTGTTATCGCACGGCGTGA